GGCAGGAAGCATGGATTAAAAACGATCGAATACCAGGAACAAAGTTTTGTTCATTTTCAATGGAATGATTAGTATCGCCACCCTCCGGGGTGGTATTTTTTTTATTTTTTGAGGTATGCTTCTTCTCGACAAATTAAGCTTTTTTATATACAATGAACATGAAAGAATAAATACGTAAAAGGAGGCGACAGTGATGCCAAGTATAAAAATGAAAATCAATGCAAATGTACTTCAGTGGGCAATAAGCAATTCAAACACGGATGAATTTTTGCTTCGTGCATTATTTCCAAAGATCGATGAGTGGCTATCTGGAAATGTCGAACCAACTTTTAATCAGTTAGAAAATTTGAGTAGAAAACTGCATATTCCTTTTGGGTATTTATTATTAAACAGTCCACCAAAAGAAAAAGTAGAATTGTTGGAATTTAGAACAATCGAAAGTGAAAAAATAAAAAAGCCAAGCAGAGAATTAATTGATACAATTTATGATATGGAAATGAAAATGGACTGGATGAGAGAAGAACTTATCAGATTGGGAAACGAACCAATGACATTTGTAAATTCAATAAGTAAAAGTTCACAAGATATAAAAAATATTGCAAGTATAATTAGAAAAGATATTGAATTGGATGACGACTGGTTTTTAAAGACTAAAAACGCTGATGAATCTTTTAAGTATATTCGAAGTAAGTTAGAAGATTTAGGTGTTTTGGTAATGATGAACGGAATCGTAGGAAGTAATACGTCAAGAAGTCTTGATGTGAATGAGTTCAGAGCTTTTGTAATTATTGATGATTATGCACCATTGATATTTATAAATGCAAAAGATTCAAGCGGCGGCAGACTATTTTCAATCTGTCACGAACTTGCACATATCTGGTTTGGAGAGAATAATATCTTCAATGATCAATATGATTCTAAGGATTCTTATAAGGATAAATTGGAATTGAAGTGTAATGCGATTGCAGCAGAAATTCTTGTGCCAGAAAAACACTTTATGAGAAAATGGCAAGAAGATAGTACAGAAAAAATAAGTGAAAAAATAAAGGTATTAGCCAAGTATTTTAGAGTAAGTGAAACAGTAATAGCGAGACGGGCTCTTGATTTTGGAAAAATTACAAAACAAGAGTATTCCACAATATACAAAATGGCAATTGAAAATTTCAATAAAATGATTGATTCAAAGAAAAAGCGTTCTGGGGGAGACTACTATAGCACAGCAAAAACAAGAATTGATCACAGATTCTTTAGTGTTGTAAATAGAAGCGTTTTGAACGGTACTTTAAAATATACTGATGCTTTTAGGTTGACTGGTCTTAACAGGAAAACATATTCAGAGTTTGAAAGAAGACTATAATGGAAGGGGTAATAAATTGGCAGATACGGATTCACTATATATTATCGATGCAAATGCATTTATTACTCCTTACAAACACTACTATCGTTTCTCAATAGCACCAAGTTTTTGGGAACAGTTTAATGATAATGCTGAAAAGAAGTTGATTTATTCAATTGATAAGGTAAAAGAGGAAATATGTGTGTCAAAGGATGAAGAATCAAAGGATCCATTACAAAAATGGATTGAGGATGAGTTTAAAGGTTTGTTCATAACAACGAAATCTCTTGAAATAATCAGTGAGTATCAAAATATCATGAACTTTATGAATGAATCTCCGAAATACAATGATAAGGCTTTAAAGGCATGGTCGGATATTAAAATTGCAGATCCTTGGATAATTGCGACAGCAAAAGTTTTTAATAGCACGATTGTTACATTTGAAACTGCAAATAATAGTGGAGTTAAAGAAATAAGCAAACCGAAGATTCCGGATCTGTGCAAAGACTTTGGTATTCAATGTAAAGATTTATTTGAAATGATGGATGAATTAGAATTCAGATTTTAATTTAAAAATGTATTTCGCACATTCTTAGTACACAAGAATAAAAAGATGAAAAAATTATAATAAATGCTAAATGCTTGAAAATGGCTAAATTAATCGGGATGCAACAGCATAATAAATTAAAATAAAATGAAATTATCAATATTGATATAAAACGGCATGAAATAGTGGGTTGCTTAAAACAGTTTATCCATATTCATAGCATATTATACAATTTTTCGGGTTCGAATCCCGCTCTCTCCGCCATTGAAAATTGGCTTAATAACGGCGTTTGCGTCGTTTTTTTTATGCGAAATTTTAACTTTCCTTCCTCATGGCCTCGGTAACGTGGGCATAGGTGTCCATGGTCAACGTCAACGTTGCTGAGTCATGAGGAATCTCAAAGGAGACACAAAAAAGCCGATTATTGAAAGATTAAAGAAATTTGGCGGATAATATGAGAGACAATGGAGGCGATCAGATGATTAAAATAAAAAAGCCTAATAAAATTAAATCGTTTATGGTTGGGATGTTGGTTTTATCGATGTTAAATATTGGCTTTGCCGGATGCACGGTAGAGAGTACCGTTTTTGCGGCAACTGGAAATGGACCTCAAACCAATACGATGTCAGGGATTGCGGACAAAGATGATGACATTAGTAATCAGAAAAATTCTCCGCCAATAATAACGGAAAGCTTAATTACCGAAACTAAGGCGACTCCCTTTATGATTACGGTTAAAGATGTAGAAATACCAGGCGATGATGTTGCCGATCATCTGGAGATTACAGTGGTGAATACCGGTACCCAAACACTGACAAACTTTGAGATTTATTATTCAATTACAAACAGTATTGATAATAAGGTCGAGAATTATTATGAATTATTAAAAGATCTATCTCTGGAATCGGGAGAAACGAAAATTATCTATTTAGACAATCAAAAAAGTGCAGCTAAAAAGTGGAACAGCGTAAGTGCGACAGCTAAAAATGAAGCGAGTATTAATCTGCAAGTTACTGCAAAAGGTTCGAATTCGATTCCGTTAAGTGTTAATAAATCGATTAAGCTTATCGACATAGCGGATTAACAAAGCCTTAATAGGATTAAATGAATTTTTGGAAATCGTGATAATCAGATGAAATATCTTGAAAAAAATTCATTTTAGAGCAATTGTTTAAACAAAACATAATATTTGACGGTTACAATCAAGACTACATTAATTTTAAAAGAGGTGGAGTCACAATGAATTTGGACCCATATACACTATTGGGGGTTGCTCATGATGCCAGCGATGAGACCGTTACAAAAGCATATAAACAGTTGGCGAAAAAATATCATCCGGATTTAAATCCCGGAAACCAGGATGCGGCCCAAAAAATGAGTGAGATCAATGCCGCGTATGATTTAATCAAAAGCGGGAAAGCCAATGAGGCTTATCGAAATGCTTATGGCACGAAGGTTAATAATCCCAGACCGGCATATCAGGGCAGTGCATACGATCCTTTTGCCGGTAGTTATCGACAAACCAGCTCATCAAATGATCCTTTTGAAGGATTTGATCCGTTTGAATGGATTTTTGGGGCGTATGCCAAT
This is a stretch of genomic DNA from Acetobacterium woodii DSM 1030. It encodes these proteins:
- a CDS encoding ImmA/IrrE family metallo-endopeptidase, which encodes MPSIKMKINANVLQWAISNSNTDEFLLRALFPKIDEWLSGNVEPTFNQLENLSRKLHIPFGYLLLNSPPKEKVELLEFRTIESEKIKKPSRELIDTIYDMEMKMDWMREELIRLGNEPMTFVNSISKSSQDIKNIASIIRKDIELDDDWFLKTKNADESFKYIRSKLEDLGVLVMMNGIVGSNTSRSLDVNEFRAFVIIDDYAPLIFINAKDSSGGRLFSICHELAHIWFGENNIFNDQYDSKDSYKDKLELKCNAIAAEILVPEKHFMRKWQEDSTEKISEKIKVLAKYFRVSETVIARRALDFGKITKQEYSTIYKMAIENFNKMIDSKKKRSGGDYYSTAKTRIDHRFFSVVNRSVLNGTLKYTDAFRLTGLNRKTYSEFERRL
- a CDS encoding DUF4411 family protein — translated: MADTDSLYIIDANAFITPYKHYYRFSIAPSFWEQFNDNAEKKLIYSIDKVKEEICVSKDEESKDPLQKWIEDEFKGLFITTKSLEIISEYQNIMNFMNESPKYNDKALKAWSDIKIADPWIIATAKVFNSTIVTFETANNSGVKEISKPKIPDLCKDFGIQCKDLFEMMDELEFRF